A window of Periophthalmus magnuspinnatus isolate fPerMag1 chromosome 21, fPerMag1.2.pri, whole genome shotgun sequence genomic DNA:
AGACCGGGAAGACGCCAAAGACAGAAACCTCTCCAATCTGGGAAATCCTGTTCAGGGCGCTAGAAACGCACGGGCCAAAGCACCTCTCACAGCACACAGCGGCAGCCCTCACCAGCTCATTACTCCGCCCTGTTCTGTGGTCCTGGGAGCCCCATCAATGCACTCCAATCGGCTCAAGAACTCCCCGTCCACCAACACACAAAGGTGAGAGCAGGTCATACAGGCCAACTCACCCCTGTGTTTATTTATcacacactgctcctgacaaCAGACTGTAGGAAATCTAAAAGATCTCTATTGAAGCCTTATTCTTCAGGGCAGAGGAAAACTGTAACCACACTACAAGCCCCTTTTTTTCTGTAATGATTGAATATTGCGATAATTATTATACAGTTAAAATTCAATACTGAGCAACTTGTAACAATATTACAGAGGTAGAAAATGGGTTACACAAGAACATCATCTAGAAAAATAATTCAGGGCTGCTGCTTGCCATTTGGGTGCCTTAAGCAAACATGGTTCGTAGCGCAACCATGCCCCCAGCCCTCcttaattatgtaaaaatacataGAGCTTTGAATTATTAGATAGTATTATCATTTTCATTGAGCTATATACTTTAGACATTTATAAAAACAACTTTGCACATGCTGCAGTGCTAATGTCATGGTTTGGTTTCTGTaactttttctttctctaattgAATATGAGACCATTTTGATCAACTAAAGACTCAACTGATTCTGGGGGGGGGGCTTAGAACACTTGTGACCCAACTCCTCCAAATGGTGCCCCTGATCTGTCTGTTTTTAAGCTGTGCCTTCTCTACCTACAGTGGTGATTGATAGAAGTGTGCAGAGTCCAGTCCTAAACTAGTTTCGAAATAATAAAGAAGTCAAAACATTGTAGATTTGCTGCATGTTCCATGTTTAATTACAATAGCTACAACTGCATGGTCAAGCTGGTGCTCCTCCAAGATCTTAATGCCCTGTGCACTGCATATGATACTTGTAATGGGAGCAGTGGCAGTGAAATAATTCATGAAatctgtgttaaaaaaaattctttacttgtttaagtattttgtcattattttaatGGGGTTAGAAAGTGTGTTTTAATCTTCATGCATATGGGAAATTTATATGCCATGACTGCTCTGTGGACAGGTCTGCcactgcttttatttatttatttttatttacagttacaaCCACATTTTGGGTGTCTTGCAGTAAACGCAGAGACATGGTAGTGTGTTCAAATCTTTCAGCATTTGGAATTAATTTAATAgccccaaaacaaaactgtctaTCATCTATTTTAGTAGGAACTTCCTGGTGTGTGATCCCAAGTGGCTCTGGGTTCAGGGAGTCCGCTGAGCTGGGATGTTTTCCCTGCTGACTCACGGCTCTGGAGCCTATGGAAAAGACTCTCATTTGCCAGAGTTCTACCTTTGCCATGGTTTTCAGATGATTATGTGTCTGCCTGGTGAATGCACAGAATTACACTAagatacatttgttttaaagaagATTGTTTTGTATACTTGTGAAATTTGTGTTCTGATGTacaggagagggaaggagacgtAGAGAAAGGAGGTCAGGGTGTGGTGATAGTGCACCCTGCCAGTTGGACTGGTGAACTGTTCTGGTTGCAGCTATGCCTAGATGACTATGGCCTGAGTCTCCTGTATggtaaaaacagcacagaattTCAGTTGACATTATTAAATTTGATCAGCCATTTGTAACTTTGGATTTTCTATTACTATCTGTTAGCTGTAGCACAGAAAGGGTTTCGCATAGTGTCACACATtgctattttatattatattagagTCTTGTCTTTATTGAAAATTTTGCTCTTATTAGAGACAAGTACTGGCTGGCACTATAAGAAGTAAGGCCTGACCTATGAGTTTCTGGAAGCCAGTATCGATAAGGCATTTGGCAGTGCTGATAATTGATCTATCAGGCATAAATGGCAACACATCACAGACAATATAGTGCTTTAATTTAACTTCCTAACTTTAAATTCTGTCtatcttctgcttatccggggctgggtcgcgtgGGCAGccgtctaagcaggaactcctagacttccctcactctgaacagttcctccagctcctctgggaaGACCCCAAGGTTTTTcgaggccagctgagagacatggtcccctcagtgtgtcctgggtctttcctggGGTCTCCTTCTGGTGAGGCATGCTTGGAACACCGCCTCAGGGAGGCGCCCAGGAGGCATCCGATACAGATGCGCAAGCTACTTCAGCTGGCTCcactcgacgtggaggagcagtggtttTACTCTGAGTTCCTCCTGTGTGACAgagctcctcactctctctaaGGGAGAGCCTGCACAGTTCCGCCTGTCATGAACAAGATCCTGAGATACTTTAATTCCTTACTTGAGGCAGACATTCTCCAATTGTCTGGAAAGGACAAGCCACCttgcccttagcaaagggccctggaTTCCATACTCCGCGAacacccccaaaggacaccacaagggacaaacagtccacaaagcacatgtgaaCTGGTTGGGCAAATCATGAAACTTTGCCTATTAGAATTCAATGACTGAATTGTGTAGAGTCCAAACATTTAAAGAAGGTATAACGTGTCCAGGTGTTATAACTGCAAAGTTTTGGCTGCTACTGACTGGCCAGTATTTTGGTGGAGCCCTAATATGAAACAATGTCAACAATATGCTAATTTAATCAATTTTTGCATTCAGTCTTGACTCTCTTCATATAATGTAGTTCTTTTGTCATCtaatttggtgtttgtttttgttttttcatgtcttGCAGCCCTAAACCTAAGACGGAGGTCATGGTGCGATCTCCTCCTGTCATGTCCCCTTCCACTGCCGTCCAAATGGACTCTAAAATGCCCAACCAGGGCAAGCCTGGAAGCACtggcagccaatcacagccctcGCCTTGTGACCCCAAGACGCTGGGCTCTAAAGGGGCGCCAGGTGTGGCAGGAAGCATGGGACTAAAAAATGGCCAGAGCTTGACATCTGGCCCCAGCTCCAAGGTGAAAGTCAAAAGGGAGAGGAGCACCTCTGTGGAGTCCTTTGACCAGCCAGAGAGTGGCACACCCACCAGTGAGGAGAAAGGTGGGATATACAGTTTGAACTCATCATCTTTTACTACATTAtggtgttatttatttattgtgtgtctgtgtgtgccttCAGAGAGCAGCAGGGTAAAGCGCATGTGTGTGGCAGAGAGGAGGCAGCCTTATAGTGGGGCAGACTGGTGCTCTGGGGGAGAGAGCGATGAAGATGACAAAGGATTCTTCAGTaagtgtgattaaaaaaaaggccAACATCTAATCATGTGCAATAAGCCTGCAGCTGATTTGCTTGGTTTATAATAACGCCTTATAAGGGCATTATTCCTAACAAACAAATCCTAAAGTTTTCCTTGTGTCCTCTTAGACTGTAACAGTGATGTGAAGCCCCAAGACACCCATTCTACCTCCAGTACAGGACTCAGTCGCTCCTCTACACCTTCCCACAATGCTCTGGGTCAAGGCTCAACAGCAGAGACTGCCGGTAGCCAAAAACCAGGCTCAAAGCTTGTATATGTCTTCACTACGGAGATGGCTAACAAGTAAGATGTTTTTCttccatgaaaacaaaagtGCTTTTAAAGTTTGTTTGGCATACACAatactcatgtactcatgttgagtgtttttaaaattatttaaattcacATAAATGTGGGATGGTTGTACAAACACCCAGAGTGGGTCCTTTTACTAAATTGCTGTTCAAATTTAAATGGAATAACTAACAATGTCAATTGCCTGAAGTACATCTGTGTGTCCCTGTCATTAGCAGTGGTTGTTGTCTTTGATGTTTGTTTGCAGCTGCTTATGTGAATGCTGTTAGGATGCTAACTCACTTCCACTCTGCCTCCGCTTTCCCAGTCATAGCCTAAACCCAGTGTTTCTAAACATGTGTGTCTCTCAGTAGGACTTGGCTTTTGGCTCAGATGAACACAGCTGGGAGTTAGATCAAACATGTTCTGTAGAAGGTGTTTGTGTGCAGCAGTTAACAGCTGGTTAACCTTGACAAATCCTCATGACCCTGAGTGTTTTAATTGTCAAAAATTCACTCTATTTTTGTAACTGTATACATTTCCATGTCCTCAGGGCGGCTGATGCAGTGCTGACTGGCCATACAGAAAACATCATTGCCTTCCACATGAAAAACATCTCCAATAGCAAGGACAAGGCTCATCTCCTTTTAGTAAGCACCACATCTTTTATCTTGTAATACTGTTTTACATCAAACttattctgtcttttttctgtctattatcttttttttaaagaacaatGCAGCAAACAACCTTCGAAACGACTCCAAGCCTCCCCAACAACCGTCTGCTCATGCCCAAGATCAAAGTCTCCAGGCTGGTTCTAAGCCGTCCTTACCTGGCATGGCAGAGGGAAGCGCAGCTCAGCCTTCAAACCAAGGGAGCCAAACAGGTGTTCTTCCACAAGAAGGGTCATCTTCTTCCGGCATAGAATCCAAAAATCTTCCCGGCAGCAGCCCGAATAACACTACAGCAGCAGTGGACCAGGCTCCAGGCTCCCAAACAGAGGCAGGTCTGAACCCTGCATCAACAGAAGGTCCTGGTGGAGGTTCTGGAGGGTCAGGGCTGAccccacaacagcagcagcagcagcagcaacaacagctGGCCCAGGAGCTGCTTAACATGGAGGCCAACACAGAGGGGCTGTCCCAGGAGCAGCTGGAGCACCGGCAGCGCTCACTACAGACTTTAAGAGACATTCAGCGTATGCTTTTTCCTGACGATCGTGACGCTCCACCACCTGGGCCCCCACAGGGCCATGGTGGACCCCATGATGGAGGGCCTGATGGTGGCTCCCGCCGGTCCGAGCAGGGCCCCCTACAGGCCATGATAGCTCAATCACAGAGCTTAGGGCCACCTGGTCCTGGAGGCCCACGTCCACAAGGGCCACCCTTTGGTCCTCCTCATGGTCCGAGGGACATGCCACCATTCCCACAGGATGAAATGGGCCCACACATGGGTGGGCCAGGGGGCTGTGGAGACGGGGAGCAGATGACTCCAGAGCAGGTGGCTTGGTTGAAACTGCAGCAGGAGTTTtatgaagagaagaggaaaaagcaGGAGATGCAGCATCGGCCCATGCCTGACATGATGATGCATCCACATGGTCCACGAGGCATGATGCGAGGCCCGCCGCCCCCGTACCAAATGGGTCCAGGAGAGATGTGGGGAGGACCTGGAGGACCCCCAGACCACTATCAGGAGCGTATGAGCATGGGCCCTGGTCCGAGGGGCATGCCCCCACATATGCAGAGAATGCCTGGATTCTCTGGGATGATAAATCCTGAAATGGAGGGTCCACCAAGACCTGGCATGGGGTGGCCTGATGACATGCCTTCACGAATGGGAGATGGGCGTGTGTTTCCAGGTGGACCTGGGGGTATGTTTGCTGGTCCAGGTGGTCGAGGAGAGCGTTTCCCAAATCCTCAGTCTGTCCAAGAAGCAATGTTCCACCAAGGAATGGGAGGAGAAAAAGGGCTTCCACCAGGCATGATGATGGACATGCAGAGAATGATGGGCCACCAAAGGGGGGGAATAGAGCCAGGAAATGGAATGGGTATGTTTCCCCGGATGCCCGGAGACGGTCCTATGAGCCCCTCATCGAGGCTTCAGGGAATGGGAGGCAGAGATATGGGGCCTGACTTTGGCATGGGGCCTGGACCTGGCCCAGGCCCACATATGCACCCTTCAAAGCTGAGAGAGCCTCCAATGAACATGAGTCCAGATGAAATTATGAGGctgagagcaggaggagggccGCCCATGGACAACATGGGTCCACAGGGCAGGCCTATGCAGGGGCCACCCTTCCCAGAGCAGGGGCAGCCAGGAGACTTTCCTATGGGACCTGGGCGGCCCTTTCCCAGTGGGCCAGGAGGAATGAGGGGTCCACATGGAGACCAGAGCTTTGGTCCAGAGCATAGAGCTACACCCACAGGGGGTAACGGCCGCATAAACCACCTTCCCTCTGGTCCTGGGCCTGCACAAGGACAAAGGGGCCGTAAACCCACTGACCTCAACGTCCAAGCTGGAGGGGGCAACTCCCCCAGCGTCAATCCTCTCAAGTCCCCTCCGCTGAGACAGGTCCAGTCACCTATGATGGGCTCCCCCTCTGGAAACCTGAAATCCCCCCAGACGCCATCCCAGCTGGCAGGCATGTTGACTGGTCCGACAGGCCCCCCTGCCCCTCCAGCACCACCAACATCAGCACCCATGAAGTCCCCCCACTCCATGATGGGCTCAGCTGGTGCCTCTCCTGTTCATATGAGGTCTCCTTCTCTTCCAAACCCATCTCCAGGATGGGCCTCTTCACCAAAGCCGCCCATGCAGAGTCCTGGGGTGCCACCTCAGGGTGGCAAGCCTCCGCTCAGTATTACCTCGCCAAACATGATGGGCAACATGGAGCAAGGTATTGTTCATTCTGAAATATTAACATCATGTATATTAAACTGTATGAAGGGTACACTCATCATACTTAAATGCCTTGAAAATAAGCGTACAATGTTACATTTCAAAATGTGCAGAAGTGGTGTAAACAGCACAAATGGTTATTGCTATCACAGTAGTAACATAAAGTGTCAAAGACAATCATTGGAGATTGGTGGCTAATGGTACAGTAGCTCCCTCTTGTGGccagtgagcagtcgaaacacAAAtccattgaaaattgaaaagcTGCGGACTTGGGACTGCATTCAGATGGCTGGTAAGCTTTTACTCACTGGCTCTCAGGTGGCTGTCCTTAGTACCCTCCTGCCTTTATTTAGTTGAATTAATCAAACACACTGCTACAAAGTAAATTTCATAAATGACACAAatcttttctgttattttagacataacaaaacaaagctTAGGAGATTGATATTTATAAATCACCATAACCTGACATCAATTGCTATAAAAGTTTAgataaaaaactatatataaaaatccTAATAATTGATCAGAGGAGtgtatttgttttgtccttcacagGTGGTAACGGTCCTCCCTCAGCCCCTCCTTCATCAGGAGCTCCATCTGGACCCATGTCTCTCCCCGGCAGTGTCCCGTCTGGCAGCCCGTACACAATACCCCCGGAGCCCACGCTATCTCAAAACCCCCTCTCAATCATGATGTCACGCATGTCCAAGTTTGCCATGCCCAGCTCCACCCCGCTATACCATGATGCCATTAAAACTGTGGCCAGTTCTGACGATGACTCGCCGCCTGCCCGATCTCCCAACCTGCCTTCTGGGAACAATAATGGTAATGTTTACTCACCAAAAGCAGTACTTGCAAATGATCAATTTTAACTTTATATCAGTGATTAATTTGACATCAGTTTTATAAGTTATAAAAAattttattaagttttattaattgtttaaattgtattttctgTGTGCGAGTCAAGTGACTatactttaaaaacaatttttgtTATATCCACAGTATATTTGATTTGTATCTTAATTGCTACAAATGTCAAGACGTTGATCTTTTGTTCTGTATATTCTCAGGTATGTCACTGAATCACCAAGGCAACCCGCGGATGATGGGACCTGGTAACTCGGGACCCATGCCAGCTCTCAGTCCTCTGGGAATGAATCCTATGGGGTCCCAACCTCTGTCCCATGGAATCCCTCCACAGATGCCCTCACCTAATGCCCCTAACATGGGGCCAGGCATGATGCCCCATGGCATGATGATGCCACAGAACCCCCAGGATCCTGGCATGGCAAATCCTCAAATGATGCCCCAAGGACGCATGGGCTACCCCCACCGGAACCAGGGATATCCTCTGACACAGTCTCCTTCCCAGCAGGGACCTTTCTCCCCGCACAACGGCCCTGGTCCACAAGGTTTCCCGGGCCATCCCATGGGTTTCCAGGGTGATGGAGGACCTATGGGTGGACGCATGGGGAACATGCCTCATGGGGGAGGGGGTGATGGAGGCATGTGCAAACCAAACACACCTGGAGGACCTGAGTTTAACAACATGCCAGGTGGATTTAGTGACGCAGACCTTCATGAAGTCATGCGCCCTGGAGCATCTGGTATTCCTGAATTTGACCTGTCCAGGATAATCCCCTCTGAAAAACCCAGCCAGACTTTGTCTTATTTTCcgaggggagggggagacaaTCCGGGGGGAAAACCGCCACACCCGTCAGGCTTCCCTATGCAGGGAATGATGGGCGATGGTCCTCTGAGGATGGGGATGTCCATGCAAGGAATGGGTGGGATGCCAGGGGGGCCGGGTGGAGGAATGGGCCCCCAAGACATGCCGATGGGGAACCCCGGACACAATTCTATGCGGCCACCGGGATTCATGGGCCAAGGAATGATGGGGCCGCAGCACCGGATGATGTCCCCTGGGGGCCCAGGCGGGATGATGCAGGGTAGACAAATGGCCCACCCTGGTCCTGGCGGCTCACCCAACATGATGATGTCGCTGCAGGGCATGGGTGGCCCCCCTCAGCAGACAATGATGATGGGAGGTCAAATGAGGCCTCGCGACATGGACATGGGCTTTAGTCCTGGCCCTGGAATGTTCTAATCCAACATGAACTTTGTATCTAGAATGTTCTTGGACTAATCAATGATGGAGTGAAGACTCAATGGTGTTAGGAAAAATCTGACAGACTCACACATGATATGAGAGGATTTATCCAGAAATGAATAGAATGGCGTTTATGTCCGATGTGGGAACTATTGCAGTGTAACTTTGTACTGGCCCAGACAGGAGTACCTTGCCACAACATTTGAAATTGGCTCATGAACTTAAGAATGTAAGGGACTGTTGTGCATCAATTTTGCAAAtctgttcttgtgttttttgatTATCTGACTGTAAAGTTGACTCCAACTTCAAGAGGAATCAACACTTAAAGTCAGTGTGGAGATGCTACAGTATATGTCTACTTTTGCATATTAAAAAACAGATTTGTCCAGAAAGTGGTATGGAACAAGAGAAAGGAATAAGAATTTGTGCTTTGTGAAGAAATTAGTGGAACTCCATCTTGTCTCTGGCTCCATTGTTTTGACTGTTTCTGTACAGTGTATCCGTGTGTGGATGGAAGGGTGAATGTTTCACagactgtgtgtttgtgcgtatgTGTATGTATAGGCATCTATCAGTGACCTCTCAGATCTTCCTACCCAACTTTCATTGGGGAGGAATGCCCCctaaaatactgtactgtttACCATTGGTGGGCTATTCaaattttagtctattttaattttctttgtaACTCCAGTGTATAACAAACCAAACTATGACCTCATTAAGATAAtagtattattaaaaaaaagcacaaacatgGACCGTTTGCAGAAAGCGTcttcttttctatttttatcAGTGAAAGCAACACAAAGTGGGAGGATCCTGGCAGCGTTGCAGCACAATGATCTTCAAGTCCTATTTGAAAATGTGACCGCCTTTTCATGAATGCTTCAAAACTTACAGGGCTTGTGTTGCCAGTGTGAAGAGTACTACTACCCAGATGTGCTGTGTCTTTCTTGTTCCTGTTGTTTTTGGCTCTTGTTGACTCTGGGTAAAAATCATTCCCACAGCAATAATCCCCCAATGGTCAGCAGATAGAGACAGAAGACAACCGGTGTTCAAACAGAGGTAAATTTGATTGGCATCATTTAGTGTGGGTGTCAGAAGAGGGCACACAAATATAAACGCATACTGCTTACCATCCAGTTGGCTTCCTTTTTCTCTATTGTATAAGCTTGTCATGTGTTCTCCATTGGCTTTGGTGCAGAATAGCCTTCCAGGGCTGTGGTGATGGACTACAAATAAAAGATATTGTTTTGGTATATACATGTTGTCTGTTGAGTGTGCTATTGGTGTGATGTGATTGTGTGGACAAATTGTTCTGTGTAAGTCTGCATATCTGAACTCGTCAGCATGTGTCCACAACCTCAAGAACCAGATGGGCCAAAGACCATAGGATAGTTCACTGGAGTGTGTAATTCAACATAAAGCAGtacactctttatttaaatattttaaaaacatgttttaaacttttaatatatCTTACAACTATTAAAACTAAATCAAGCACCTCAAGCTAACATGGTCAAAAATAGACCAAATGTTTAATGGTTAATTGACTCACATATCCAGAGGTCTAGTTCAAAGTGCCAAATGGGGCATGGCAAGTGAAAATTAAAAACCCAAGTGCTGAAATGTACATTTGAAAGTACAGGCATTTACAGATAATGGTGGAGACAATACCACTGATtttacaaaatgtatattttagaTATAGAGTAAAATGTTTTCATAATTGCTATAATTGCTGTCCAAGGGGTcttaaagcaaaacatttgtGCATGTCCAGACTacaagttataaaaaaaaaatagagtgATTTGAACTATTTAGGTAAAGGTTCTGTGCTATTGCAAAGTGACTGGTAATGTTCAGAGCTCAGGGAGTGGACTGAAAGAATCTTTTTGAATTCCTGGAGGGGGCAGTAGACTCCATTGCATCCAGGAAGTAACTGGTCCTAAAGAGAGATCAAACACAGTTGAGGACCAAATTGgaaattaagtaaataaagtaaCTATTTAaagcaaatacaaatacttaCTTGGCCTATGTATGAGACTTTGACATAGGCTTCTTTGGTTTGTCTGTGCTTATACAGCTCCAGGGTGATGTCCGCAGCGTATGGTGGCCATCGCATGTCAAAAATTCCCATGGACATGAGACATGGGATTAGTGTGGTGTCATGTACAGAGTACAGAAACAACTTTCTGCATTATAGAAAAAGATTGCAATTACAACAATGATACTGTGTCCCtcatttttaacatttcttACCTGTTCGGCTCTGGTAAGGCTCCCTGCAGTTTGTCTTCAAAGTTGAGTAACAGAATATGCAACAGTGGACCTACACACAGCTGCAAGCTCTCCCTGTCATCAACATAAGGTCATTATATACAGAAAATGTACCTTTATCAATATCACTAACTCCTTATTTTTAACCTTTTGCTGGGGTTATAGATGTAACACATCATATCAATAGCTCTCTGCTCCACTTTATTTCTCCAAGTGTCCAATGCCGGGGGGCAGGGGAGGCCATGGGTCTGTTAAAAAGAaaccaaaaaaaagtttataattACTTTGTTCAGTTAGTgaaatcaataaaaaacaactgtaGTAATAAGCAATAATTTGTCAAATTCAATTGAAACTCAAAATTATACTTGCTTTTTGTTTCTAGGCCGTCATTTCCAACCTGTCTACTTAAAAATAACCTGTGTATTTTTGGGGATAGTAATATGAATCATGATGTGGCACTGTCACCTCTCTGGCAACCATGTCGTCTCTAATGAGGATGAAGTCAACTTGCTGAGCAGCGATGCCCAGCGCCTCCTGTATTCTCCGCAGGTCGGCTGCGATGTCTGGCAGCGTGGACGACTCTGCCCAGCGGTggctgcacacaacacacacagtcaGACGCACAACATAGATACTGGGTGACAAACTGTCACAGAAATCTCAACTCTGCGTCACAATTGCACAACACATTATTCAAGATTTCAGTTTTGGATGGTGAGCATGGGAGGACTTGACTGGTTTCAAATTAAACTCATACATACCCGCCAAGAATTTTGAGCAGCTTGCAGCCATGGAAGTTTGGGTACAGTATTTCAGCTTCAGCCTCTGTGGTTAATATTGGCAAAATCTCTACAGAATAAACAAAGCATTATAAAATGTTTACAGTCTGATGAGGATCAATCTCACTATACACTGTTCAACCAATATGTCCAACCACTTTATTGACCaaaatgattatttaaaaaatcaatttaaaaacTGTATTGTAATTGACTAACTGGTTAATCTCGTCATCTCTATTCTAAACCAATTTTTGCAGATATACCTGCTTGTCAACACTTGATCACAtcagatctctgaagctaaACACCTGGTACTTGCATGTATgactgctgggaatatcaggtgcagCAGGGGGGCAGCAGTCATTTTGTCCTTACCTAGCATGAATTTGGTGCgtgcgtgagtgttggtggtaaTAGGAGGGGCCAatagcagcctcacttctgtctaTCCACTCCTCTGGTTACATTATTAGCTTACCAAAACAGAGCAATGTAGAGCACTCTCTAATCAAATTATTAATATTCTTATTCTTTTGAGCAGTATAAGACCCATGCTGATTATAGGATGGCAATATTTAAAGCATTTAAATTTATATGCAAGTCaaaatcaaatgtgtttatacTTGCACTGTCCATATATATGTTTATGCTTAtacctttttgtttttgctgaaaGAGTCCTGCTACCAGACACTTGGCAGATTCAATAGTTCTCCAAATATTAGTAGAACGAacactaaaatgaaaaatgagcaaaaatatttatatttagctATTCTGTGTATTGATACCATAATATGCGTGATGTTGCCTTGAGAACACCTACTAGACTTCAGATGGACTAAatgcaggagagagaaagggactgTCTTCAATGTATCGCTGCCTCAACCTTTTGCCCAGTTCATACAGCTGTTGCATGCCCAGTGTGGTCAGCTGACCAGCGAATGAGCCACCctaacaaataaacacattaccATTATATTATTAGAcaagcacacatacacacccacaaATGTGGACCTGAGCTAAAAAATGTGGTCCACACAGCAACAGTTGAATTTAGGAGTAATTCTAGTAAGCAAAATCTCCTATGTAAGCAACAACAGCATATAATGCAAGTAAATGTAGGAATCTTAATGTAATAAACAGAGTTGCAACACAATGGTGCACTCACTGCAGCCTTGTTAATGCAAATTCATGACCACTAGATGGTGTTATAACTTATGAGCCTGAAGAAATATAATTTCAGCTTCTTAGCCATTACATACAGATGTTGGTGCAAATGAAAGATTTGTGTACGTGTAAAATAGAGAAATAATTCCATCATTGCAATACAACACAGAAAAGTTCAAAGTCTGATTCAATAcaaataatttgaatatttcattaaaaaaaacttttaaaaaagcTTTTCTCTAGTcctgttaaacaaaacacacctacTCACGGTCAAGAGATTTTTCCGATAGTTTTCTTCCATAGGAGCAGAAGGTCTGGGGCCACCATTGAGATCTGTTACAACAAAGTttatgtgggtgtgtgggggagGCTCCAGAAGAGTCGGTACCCACTGAGCcttcaaaaacatttaagtatGGTGGTTAAACTACTAATATTGGACAtatttaacataacataaacacatttaccTCCAGAACATTAGGAATAGACTTCAGTGGGGTCCGTGCACCATGACGGAACAAGACTTGGACTAGTTGAAGTTCATAAGGAGAGGTGGGTTCACTATCCAGGGGGCTGCATGTTCTACTTGAATTAGACTCATTTGTTTTCTGTGACCACAGAATTGAGCCAAATGCAGCAGAAAGCGAACCAACAATGCCAGCATTCAACCAAAGTTTTTTCATGGCTGTAATTAAGAGTTAATCACAGATTCAAAAACGGGTTACTCATCACAATTGTACCatcatgtttcatgttataaaATTTGGTTGTTATGTCTCCCAATATTCCAGTAGTTCATTTCAAAACGTGTATTCccaaaatgtgaccttttcaTAATCTCTAGTAATAAAGCTTATCA
This region includes:
- the LOC117389821 gene encoding B-cell CLL/lymphoma 9 protein-like, encoding MLEVQEERPAAAGSAATHFNKKERGKKDREDAKDRNLSNLGNPVQGARNARAKAPLTAHSGSPHQLITPPCSVVLGAPSMHSNRLKNSPSTNTQSPKPKTEVMVRSPPVMSPSTAVQMDSKMPNQGKPGSTGSQSQPSPCDPKTLGSKGAPGVAGSMGLKNGQSLTSGPSSKVKVKRERSTSVESFDQPESGTPTSEEKESSRVKRMCVAERRQPYSGADWCSGGESDEDDKGFFNCNSDVKPQDTHSTSSTGLSRSSTPSHNALGQGSTAETAGSQKPGSKLVYVFTTEMANKAADAVLTGHTENIIAFHMKNISNSKDKAHLLLNNAANNLRNDSKPPQQPSAHAQDQSLQAGSKPSLPGMAEGSAAQPSNQGSQTGVLPQEGSSSSGIESKNLPGSSPNNTTAAVDQAPGSQTEAGLNPASTEGPGGGSGGSGLTPQQQQQQQQQQLAQELLNMEANTEGLSQEQLEHRQRSLQTLRDIQRMLFPDDRDAPPPGPPQGHGGPHDGGPDGGSRRSEQGPLQAMIAQSQSLGPPGPGGPRPQGPPFGPPHGPRDMPPFPQDEMGPHMGGPGGCGDGEQMTPEQVAWLKLQQEFYEEKRKKQEMQHRPMPDMMMHPHGPRGMMRGPPPPYQMGPGEMWGGPGGPPDHYQERMSMGPGPRGMPPHMQRMPGFSGMINPEMEGPPRPGMGWPDDMPSRMGDGRVFPGGPGGMFAGPGGRGERFPNPQSVQEAMFHQGMGGEKGLPPGMMMDMQRMMGHQRGGIEPGNGMGMFPRMPGDGPMSPSSRLQGMGGRDMGPDFGMGPGPGPGPHMHPSKLREPPMNMSPDEIMRLRAGGGPPMDNMGPQGRPMQGPPFPEQGQPGDFPMGPGRPFPSGPGGMRGPHGDQSFGPEHRATPTGGNGRINHLPSGPGPAQGQRGRKPTDLNVQAGGGNSPSVNPLKSPPLRQVQSPMMGSPSGNLKSPQTPSQLAGMLTGPTGPPAPPAPPTSAPMKSPHSMMGSAGASPVHMRSPSLPNPSPGWASSPKPPMQSPGVPPQGGKPPLSITSPNMMGNMEQGGNGPPSAPPSSGAPSGPMSLPGSVPSGSPYTIPPEPTLSQNPLSIMMSRMSKFAMPSSTPLYHDAIKTVASSDDDSPPARSPNLPSGNNNGMSLNHQGNPRMMGPGNSGPMPALSPLGMNPMGSQPLSHGIPPQMPSPNAPNMGPGMMPHGMMMPQNPQDPGMANPQMMPQGRMGYPHRNQGYPLTQSPSQQGPFSPHNGPGPQGFPGHPMGFQGDGGPMGGRMGNMPHGGGGDGGMCKPNTPGGPEFNNMPGGFSDADLHEVMRPGASGIPEFDLSRIIPSEKPSQTLSYFPRGGGDNPGGKPPHPSGFPMQGMMGDGPLRMGMSMQGMGGMPGGPGGGMGPQDMPMGNPGHNSMRPPGFMGQGMMGPQHRMMSPGGPGGMMQGRQMAHPGPGGSPNMMMSLQGMGGPPQQTMMMGGQMRPRDMDMGFSPGPGMF
- the LOC117389233 gene encoding lysophosphatidic acid phosphatase type 6-like → MKKLWLNAGIVGSLSAAFGSILWSQKTNESNSSRTCSPLDSEPTSPYELQLVQVLFRHGARTPLKSIPNVLEAQWVPTLLEPPPHTHINFVVTDLNGGPRPSAPMEENYRKNLLTGGSFAGQLTTLGMQQLYELGKRLRQRYIEDSPFLSPAFSPSEVYVRSTNIWRTIESAKCLVAGLFQQKQKEILPILTTEAEAEILYPNFHGCKLLKILGGHRWAESSTLPDIAADLRRIQEALGIAAQQVDFILIRDDMVARETHGLPCPPALDTWRNKVEQRAIDMMCYIYNPSKRESLQLCVGPLLHILLLNFEDKLQGALPEPNRKLFLYSVHDTTLIPCLMSMGIFDMRWPPYAADITLELYKHRQTKEAYVKVSYIGQDQLLPGCNGVYCPLQEFKKILSVHSLSSEHYQSLCNSTEPLPK